From the Panthera leo isolate Ple1 chromosome C1, P.leo_Ple1_pat1.1, whole genome shotgun sequence genome, one window contains:
- the TWIST2 gene encoding twist-related protein 2: MEEGSSSPVSPVDSLGTSEEELERQPKRFGRKRRYSKKSSEDGSPTPGKRGRKGSPSAQSFEELQSQRILANVRERQRTQSLNEAFAALRKIIPTLPSDKLSKIQTLKLAARYIDFLYQVLQSDEMDNKMASCSYVAHERLSYAFSVWRMEGAWSMSASH; this comes from the coding sequence ATGGAGGAGGGCTCCAGCTCGCCCGTGTCCCCCGTGGACAGCCTGGGCACCAGCGAGGAGGAGCTCGAGAGGCAGCCCAAGCGCTTCGGCCGGAAGCGGCGCTACAGCAAGAAGTCGAGCGAAGATGGCAGTCCGACCCCGGGCAAGCGCGGCAGGAAGGGCAGCCCGAGCGCGCAGTCCTTCGAGGAGCTGCAGAGCCAGCGCATCCTGGCCAACGTGCGCGAGCGCCAGCGCACCCAGTCGCTGAACGAGGCCTTCGCGGCGCTGCGCAAGATCATCCCCACGCTGCCCTCGGACAAGCTCAGCAAGATCCAGACGCTCAAGCTGGCCGCCAGGTACATAGACTTCCTCTACCAGGTCCTGCAGAGCGACGAGATGGACAATAAGATGGCCAGCTGCAGCTACGTGGCCCACGAGCGCCTCAGCTACGCCTTCTCCGTGTGGCGCATGGAGGGCGCGTGGTCCATGTCGGCCTCCCACTAG